One Phycisphaerae bacterium RAS2 DNA window includes the following coding sequences:
- the mdeA gene encoding Methionine gamma-lyase — translation MASKTKRATRNNNNPSASHPRSSSRRAPKSLDESRRRTRTRLIHGRGRTGKWEYDHHVVPPMTCSAAFRLDSARRGAQGFCDFAHHSAGASEEAPIYIYDRLDEPTRAMLEENLAVAEHGEMAVCFASGMAAISALVGVLVRTGQHIVSHRTLYGCTYSLFTNWLPRADIGTAFIDLSDEAALRKSIRHETRLVYFETPVNPDLQLIDIARVRRIVDETNLDRPLSHRVWIACDNTFASPFCQRPLQRGADVVVESLTKGIGGFGTDLGGVVVGPAGLQDKLLMYRKDFGGTLSPKAAWGALVYGLPSLAARMANYQKSAMRVAKFLETHPRVEYVRYPGLPSFPQYDLAREQMVDESGRFAPGSMIYFVLRQTSHDDNPGERLIDWIAKNSYCITLAVSLGQVKTLIECPYSMTHAAVPREQKEVDGLVPGGVRLSIGLEDWHDLIEELDAALSST, via the coding sequence ATGGCTTCGAAGACCAAGAGGGCGACCCGAAACAACAACAACCCAAGTGCGTCGCATCCGAGATCAAGCAGCCGTCGCGCACCAAAGTCTCTCGATGAATCCCGCCGTCGCACCCGCACGCGCCTGATTCACGGCAGGGGACGCACCGGGAAATGGGAATACGACCACCACGTTGTCCCGCCGATGACCTGCAGCGCCGCATTCCGGCTGGACTCGGCGCGACGAGGGGCACAAGGCTTCTGCGACTTCGCCCACCACTCCGCCGGCGCATCCGAAGAAGCCCCCATCTACATCTACGACCGGCTCGACGAGCCGACCCGCGCCATGCTCGAGGAGAATCTCGCCGTTGCCGAACATGGCGAAATGGCCGTGTGTTTCGCATCCGGCATGGCCGCCATCAGCGCCCTCGTGGGTGTACTGGTCCGCACGGGGCAGCACATCGTCTCACATCGTACGCTCTATGGTTGCACCTATTCGCTTTTCACCAACTGGCTGCCGCGGGCGGACATCGGCACGGCGTTCATCGACCTCTCCGACGAAGCCGCTTTGCGGAAGTCCATTCGTCACGAGACCCGGCTGGTGTACTTTGAGACGCCGGTCAATCCTGATTTGCAACTGATTGACATCGCCCGCGTGCGGCGCATCGTGGATGAGACAAACCTCGATCGGCCGTTGTCGCATCGCGTTTGGATCGCATGCGACAACACGTTTGCGTCGCCGTTCTGCCAGCGCCCGTTGCAGCGAGGGGCTGACGTGGTTGTCGAGAGCCTGACCAAGGGAATCGGCGGGTTCGGCACGGATCTGGGCGGCGTGGTCGTCGGACCGGCCGGACTTCAAGACAAACTGCTGATGTATCGCAAGGACTTCGGCGGCACGCTGTCACCCAAGGCGGCCTGGGGCGCGCTCGTGTATGGCCTGCCCTCGCTCGCGGCGCGAATGGCGAACTATCAGAAGTCGGCGATGCGCGTAGCGAAGTTCCTGGAAACGCATCCCCGCGTCGAGTATGTCCGCTACCCGGGATTGCCGTCATTCCCGCAATACGACCTGGCCCGTGAGCAGATGGTGGATGAGAGCGGCCGCTTCGCCCCCGGCTCAATGATTTATTTTGTATTACGGCAGACATCGCACGACGACAATCCCGGTGAGCGGCTCATTGACTGGATCGCGAAGAATTCCTACTGCATCACATTGGCCGTTTCACTCGGCCAGGTCAAGACACTGATCGAGTGTCCTTATTCAATGACCCATGCGGCCGTCCCGCGGGAGCAGAAAGAGGTCGATGGGCTGGTCCCGGGCGGCGTGCGTTTGAGCATCGGGCTGGAAGACTGGCACGATTTGATCGAGGAGTTGGACGCGGCGCTCTCAAGCACGTGA
- the atpC gene encoding ATP synthase epsilon chain translates to MIDSAPLDAGTGFPYHFGMAKAPLHCNVITPERQVLETDAVSVVLPAHDGLIGVLDKRAPLLCELGTGVLRVETDAGKTQQVFVDGGFAQVHKNEITILTERAALAENITSADAHKALDAANAMPAKDEATATAKQRAIARAKAQIAIAGK, encoded by the coding sequence GTGATCGACTCGGCGCCCCTTGACGCCGGCACCGGTTTCCCGTATCACTTCGGCATGGCCAAAGCACCTTTGCACTGCAACGTGATCACGCCCGAGCGGCAGGTACTCGAGACCGACGCGGTTTCGGTGGTACTTCCGGCGCACGACGGGCTGATCGGCGTCCTCGACAAGCGCGCCCCCCTGCTTTGCGAGCTGGGCACCGGCGTCCTGCGCGTTGAGACCGATGCCGGGAAGACCCAACAGGTTTTTGTGGATGGCGGCTTCGCCCAGGTTCACAAAAACGAGATTACGATTCTCACCGAGCGCGCCGCCCTTGCCGAGAACATCACATCCGCCGACGCCCACAAAGCGCTCGATGCAGCCAACGCCATGCCTGCCAAGGACGAGGCAACCGCAACGGCCAAACAGCGCGCCATCGCAAGAGCCAAGGCACAAATCGCGATCGCGGGTAAGTAG
- a CDS encoding Cys-loop ligand-gated ion channel, with amino-acid sequence MRLLPEIACFILAVGACLSPRAFADGPPVSDATAMDAASAATALLTPPPADGPVKIIAAFQLQNINSINDEDLTFEFTCVLTLQWHDPRLAFDPQKAGLTEKVYQGDYQFNELFPGWFPQEVLVNGSGLYEKNGVLLRLRPDGTLTLVQTINAVARDDFSVGRFPFDKQTLEAVFVILGYNSHELEFQPAPDPCHLSTGMVQVPQWKLGQISMECSDRATAYLGHRGNVSSLKVKFEVQRRPFFIIRLVVLPLIIIVLLSFCVFWMDRSSVGDRISVSFIGILTGVAYQIVMSDLLPQIATFTLIHAFLNISFVTMCGTVVVNLRVAALDRRGHRESGDLLDQRCRWAFPLAYFVLMMLATVVAFWFL; translated from the coding sequence ATGAGGCTTCTGCCGGAGATTGCATGTTTCATTCTGGCGGTGGGTGCGTGCTTGTCGCCGCGAGCCTTCGCCGACGGGCCTCCTGTTTCCGACGCGACCGCGATGGATGCGGCGAGTGCTGCGACGGCGCTGCTGACTCCACCGCCCGCAGACGGCCCCGTTAAGATCATCGCGGCATTCCAACTCCAGAATATCAACTCGATAAATGACGAAGACCTCACTTTCGAATTCACGTGCGTGTTGACCCTTCAATGGCATGATCCTCGCTTAGCCTTTGATCCGCAGAAGGCCGGCCTTACCGAGAAGGTCTATCAGGGGGACTACCAATTCAACGAGCTTTTTCCCGGATGGTTTCCCCAGGAGGTGTTGGTCAATGGATCCGGCCTCTATGAGAAGAACGGCGTCTTGCTGCGCCTGCGGCCCGACGGAACCCTGACACTCGTGCAAACGATCAACGCCGTCGCAAGAGATGACTTCTCGGTTGGACGATTCCCATTCGACAAGCAAACTCTCGAAGCGGTGTTTGTTATTCTCGGATACAACTCGCACGAACTCGAGTTTCAGCCCGCGCCCGATCCATGTCACCTCTCGACCGGCATGGTGCAGGTTCCTCAATGGAAACTGGGACAGATTAGCATGGAATGCTCCGACCGGGCGACGGCGTATCTCGGGCACCGAGGAAATGTTTCTTCGTTGAAGGTCAAGTTTGAGGTTCAACGACGGCCCTTTTTCATCATTCGCCTCGTTGTCCTGCCGCTTATCATTATTGTGCTGCTGTCTTTCTGCGTCTTCTGGATGGATCGATCGTCCGTGGGAGACCGGATCAGCGTCTCATTCATTGGCATCTTGACAGGCGTCGCTTATCAGATCGTCATGAGCGATCTGCTGCCGCAAATTGCGACGTTTACCCTGATTCATGCCTTCTTGAACATCAGTTTCGTGACGATGTGCGGGACGGTCGTGGTGAATCTGCGCGTCGCGGCGCTGGATCGCCGGGGGCACCGCGAATCGGGCGACTTGCTCGATCAGCGCTGCCGTTGGGCCTTCCCGCTTGCCTATTTCGTGCTGATGATGCTTGCGACGGTGGTTGCCTTCTGGTTCCTGTGA